One segment of Elusimicrobiota bacterium DNA contains the following:
- a CDS encoding response regulator: MPVKVLVVDDEDDFRVIIKDVLDGAGFDVRLATDGMDGLAKAEEFKPDAVLVDWMMPKMDGQSFVQALRRSPATAEVPVIMLTVKQTADDELEALHFGVDDFIIKPFKPEDLLARLRAVLRRARA; encoded by the coding sequence ATGCCCGTGAAAGTGCTGGTCGTCGACGACGAGGACGATTTTCGCGTCATCATCAAGGACGTGCTCGACGGGGCGGGCTTCGACGTGCGCCTCGCCACCGACGGCATGGACGGGCTCGCCAAGGCGGAGGAGTTCAAGCCCGACGCGGTGCTCGTCGATTGGATGATGCCCAAGATGGACGGACAGTCCTTCGTGCAGGCTCTGCGCCGCTCCCCCGCCACCGCCGAGGTCCCGGTGATCATGCTCACCGTCAAGCAGACCGCCGACGACGAACTCGAGGCCCTGCACTTCGGCGTCGACGACTTCATCATCAAGCCCTTCAAGCCGGAGGACCTCCTCGCGCGCCTGCGCGCGGTCCTGCGGCGCGCCCGCGCCTGA
- a CDS encoding HAMP domain-containing sensor histidine kinase has translation MTIRLKLMVAMTTLFAVSFGGLGYGLVTLQERHLVAESQDRVRIIEGTVERAARDALLNRDEVLLISYVKFLQAQFPSIAYCRIQWEEGTHSETRTVGTARSGPELFERLIIVRDPADGRRRVSLSVGIDGEELSARVKQQVGRLQRDLARLFGITLIATLLFTGWFASRLTQPLHALSEGAAQIAKGRLGLRLEWRSKDEIGALVESFNNMSARLEDLDAMKRDFVSSVTHELRSPLGAIESFLNLLQAKAAGGQSADPQQFWEYFGRIQANVRRLSGFINDLLDVAKIERGKMECHLKPTRLQGVADEVVQFFEAKSRELNITLSNRLDAGIGEVQADPERVRQVLVNLIANALKFTPSGGQVWIQGEAYREGGARFLEVAVADTGRGMDDEDLRNLFQRFQQGKNIQSGVHGTKGTGLGLFIVKSIVEAHGGKVSARSAPGKGTQFLFTLRMS, from the coding sequence ATGACGATACGCCTGAAGCTCATGGTCGCGATGACGACGCTCTTCGCCGTCTCGTTCGGCGGCCTGGGCTACGGACTCGTGACCCTGCAGGAGCGGCATCTCGTCGCGGAGAGCCAGGACCGCGTGCGCATCATCGAGGGCACCGTCGAGCGCGCTGCGCGCGACGCCCTCCTCAACCGCGACGAGGTGCTGCTGATCAGCTACGTGAAGTTCCTGCAGGCGCAGTTCCCCTCCATCGCCTACTGCCGCATCCAGTGGGAGGAGGGGACCCACTCCGAGACTCGCACGGTGGGGACCGCGCGCTCGGGTCCGGAGCTCTTCGAGCGCCTCATCATCGTCCGGGATCCCGCCGACGGCCGGCGGCGCGTCTCCCTCTCCGTCGGCATCGACGGAGAGGAGCTCAGCGCCCGCGTCAAGCAGCAGGTCGGCCGGCTGCAGCGCGACCTCGCGCGGCTCTTCGGCATCACCCTCATCGCGACCCTGCTCTTCACGGGCTGGTTCGCGAGCCGACTCACGCAGCCCCTGCACGCGCTTTCCGAGGGCGCCGCGCAGATCGCGAAGGGCCGGCTCGGCCTGCGCCTCGAGTGGAGGTCCAAAGACGAGATCGGGGCGCTCGTCGAGTCCTTCAACAACATGTCGGCGCGCCTCGAGGACCTCGACGCGATGAAGCGCGACTTCGTCTCCTCGGTCACCCACGAGCTGCGCTCGCCGCTGGGGGCCATCGAGTCCTTCCTGAACCTCCTGCAGGCCAAGGCCGCGGGAGGGCAGTCGGCCGACCCGCAGCAGTTCTGGGAGTACTTCGGCCGCATCCAGGCCAACGTACGGCGGCTCTCGGGCTTCATCAACGACCTCCTCGACGTCGCCAAGATCGAGCGCGGGAAGATGGAGTGCCACCTCAAGCCGACGCGTCTGCAGGGCGTCGCCGACGAGGTCGTCCAGTTCTTCGAGGCGAAGAGCCGGGAGCTGAACATCACGCTCTCCAACCGGCTCGACGCGGGCATCGGCGAGGTCCAGGCCGACCCGGAACGGGTGCGGCAGGTGCTCGTGAACCTCATCGCGAACGCCTTGAAGTTCACCCCCTCCGGCGGCCAGGTCTGGATCCAGGGAGAGGCCTACCGCGAGGGCGGGGCGCGCTTCCTCGAGGTCGCGGTCGCCGACACGGGGCGCGGGATGGACGACGAGGACCTCCGGAACCTCTTCCAGCGCTTCCAGCAGGGCAAGAACATCCAGTCCGGAGTGCACGGGACCAAGGGCACCGGACTGGGGCTCTTCATCGTGAAGTCCATCGTGGAGGCGCACGGAGGGAAGGTCAGCGCGCGCTCCGCGCCGGGGAAGGGGACGCAGTTCCTTTTCACCCTCCGGATGTCGTAA